A region from the Triticum aestivum cultivar Chinese Spring chromosome 3D, IWGSC CS RefSeq v2.1, whole genome shotgun sequence genome encodes:
- the LOC123079719 gene encoding laccase-4: MAMAISSGLHCSLLMATLTLLVVQAQGITRHYDFNIQMANVTRLCGTKSIVTVNGQFPGPELTAREGDRVHVRVTNHVAHNMSIHWHGIRQMRTGWADGPAYVTQCPIQKGQTYVYKFTITAQRGTLWWHAHISWFRSTVYGAIVILPKLGVPYPFPAPHKELTPVIFGEWWLSDTEAIVNTALKVGGAPNISDAFTINGLPGPLYNCSAKDTFKLKVEPGKTYLLRLINAALNDELFFSVANHTLTVVEVDAVYVKPFTVRTLVISPGQTTNVLLATKPAYPGANFYMFARPYSTIRPGTFDNSTVAGILEYRNPGSPSASSFDKALPIFKPMLPYFNDTNFVTNFTTKLRSLATKQYPAAVPQSVDRRFFFTIGLGTLPCPKNMTCQGPNGTQFAAAVNNVSLVLPSTALLQSHFTGLTSGVYAANFPAMPLSPFNYTGTPPNNTHVATGTKLLALSFNTSVELVMQDTSILGIESHPLHLHGFNFFVVGQGFGNYDAVNDPAKFNLVDPVERNTVGVPAGGWVAIRFLADNPGVWFMHCHLEVHTTWGLRMAWQVQDGSKPSQKLPPPPSDMPKC, translated from the exons ATGGCCATGGCTATCTCGTCCGGTCTTCACTGCTCTCTCCTCATGGCGACCCTGACGCTGCTCGTCGTCCAGGCGCAGGGCATCACCCGGCACTACGATTTCAAT ATTCAAATGGCGAACGTGACGAGGCTGTGCGGCACCAAGAGCATCGTGACGGTGAACGGGCAGTTCCCGGGGCCGGAGCTCACCGCGAGGGAGGGCGACCGCGTGCACGTCCGCGTCACCAACCACGTCGCGCACAACATGTCAATCCACTG GCACGGCATCCGGCAGATGCGCACCGGCTGGGCGGACGGGCCGGCGTACGTGACGCAGTGCCCGATCCAGAAGGGCCAGACCTACGTGTACAAGTTCACCATCACCGCGCAGCGCGGCACGCTGTGGTGGCACGCGCACATCTCCTGGTTCCGCTCCACCGTCTAcggcgccatcgtcatcctccCCAAGCTCGGCGTCCCCTACCCCTTCCCCGCGCCGCACAAGGAGCTCACGCCCGTCATCTTCG GTGAATGGTGGCTGTCGGACACCGAGGCCATAGTCAACACGGCCCTGAAAGTTGGCGGAGCCCCCAACATCTCCGACGCGTTCACCATCAACGGCCTTCCCGGGCCGCTCTACAACTGCTCCGCCAAAG ACACGTTCAAGCTGAAGGTGGAGCCCGGGAAGACGTACCTGCTGCGCCTCATCAACGCCGCGCTCAACGACGAGCTCTTCTTCTCCGTGGCCAACCACACGCTCACCGTCGTCGAGGTCGACGCCGTCTACGTCAAGCCCTTCACCGTCAGGACCCTGGTCATCTCCCCGGGCCAGACCACCAACGTCCTGCTCGCCACCAAGCCGGCCTACCCCGGCGCCAACTTCTACATGTTCGCCAGACCCTACTCCACCATCAGGCCCGGCACCTTCGACAACTCCACCGTCGCCGGCATCCTCGAGTACCGCAACCCCGGCTCGCCCTCCGCGTCGAGCTTCGACAAGGCCTTGCCGATCTTCAAGCCGATGCTGCCGTACTTCAACGACACCAACTTCGTCACCAACTTCACGACCAAGCTCCGCAGCCTCGCCACAAAGCAGTACCCGGCGGCCGTGCCGCAGTCGGTGGACCGGCGGTTCTTCTTCACGATCGGGCTGGGCACGCTGCCGTGCCCCAAGAACATGACCTGCCAGGGGCCCAACGGCACGCAGTTCGCGGCGGCCGTGAACAACGTCTCCCTCGTGCTCCCCTCCACGGCGCTCCTGCAGTCGCACTTCACCGGCCTCACCAGCGGCGTCTACGCGGCCAACTTCCCGGCCATGCCCCTGTCGCCGTTCAACTACACGGGGACGCCGCCGAACAACACGCACGTGGCCACGGGGACCAAGCTCCTCGCGCTGTCGTTCAACACGTCGGTGGAGCTGGTGATGCAGGACACGAGCATCCTCGGCATCGAGAGCCACCCGCTTCACCTGCACGGCTTCAACTTCTTCGTGGTCGGGCAAGGGTTCGGCAACTACGACGCCGTGAACGACCCGGCCAAGTTCAACCTCGTCGACCCCGTCGAGCGGAACACCGTCGGCGTGCCGGCCGGCGGGTGGGTGGCCATTCGCTTCCTCGCAGACAACCCAG GTGTATGGTTCATGCATTGCCATTTGGAGGTGCACACAACATGGGGTCTGAGAATGGCGTGGCAGGTGCAGGACGGCAGCAAGCCGAGCCagaagctgccgccgccgccgtctgacATGCCCAAATGCTGA